One window of the Leucobacter komagatae genome contains the following:
- a CDS encoding ABC transporter ATP-binding protein has protein sequence MTEPLLKVDALTVRYRLPGGGTLTAVNEVSLDIAPGSVVGLVGESGCGKSTMARAVCGLEPIAGGRIEFMGAEVKKLGMGRRPAELMGIQMVFQNPYASLNPRRTVGSQIEDGLRANPETVSWSVADLLREVELPADVGGRFPHQFSGGQRQRIAIARAIASGPRLLIGDEPIASLDASLQARVAVLMRKLALDSGASLLFISHDLAVVRTIADEVAVMNRGVIVERGTAERVWNDPQEPYTQRLLAAIPAVDGLGTLPGLDA, from the coding sequence ATGACCGAGCCACTTCTCAAGGTCGACGCCCTCACGGTGCGCTACCGGCTTCCAGGCGGCGGCACGCTGACCGCCGTGAACGAGGTTTCGCTCGACATTGCCCCGGGCAGCGTCGTCGGCCTCGTCGGCGAGTCTGGTTGCGGCAAGTCGACGATGGCGCGCGCCGTATGCGGGCTCGAGCCCATCGCGGGCGGCCGGATCGAATTCATGGGCGCCGAGGTGAAGAAGCTCGGCATGGGGCGCCGTCCCGCCGAACTCATGGGCATCCAGATGGTGTTCCAGAACCCTTACGCCTCGCTCAACCCGCGCCGCACGGTCGGCAGCCAGATCGAGGATGGCCTCCGGGCGAACCCCGAGACGGTGAGCTGGAGTGTCGCCGACCTGCTCCGCGAGGTCGAGCTTCCGGCCGACGTCGGGGGCCGGTTCCCGCACCAGTTCTCGGGCGGCCAGCGCCAGCGCATCGCGATCGCGCGCGCGATCGCTTCGGGCCCGCGGCTGCTCATCGGTGATGAGCCGATCGCGTCACTCGACGCGAGTCTGCAGGCACGCGTTGCCGTGCTGATGCGCAAACTCGCGCTCGACTCGGGCGCCTCGCTGCTGTTCATCAGCCACGACCTCGCGGTCGTTCGCACGATCGCCGATGAGGTCGCCGTCATGAACCGCGGCGTCATCGTCGAGCGGGGCACGGCCGAGCGAGTCTGGAACGACCCGCAGGAGCCGTACACGCAGCGCCTGCTCGCCGCGATCCCAGCGGTCGACGGCCTCGGTACGCTGCCGGGGCTGGACGCGTAG
- a CDS encoding acetyl/propionyl/methylcrotonyl-CoA carboxylase subunit alpha produces MSRIRKVLIANRGEIAVRIIRAASDSGIASVAVYADQDRDAMHSQLADESYALGGSTSADSYLAIDKILSVARRSGADAVHPGYGFLAENADFARAVIGAGLIWIGPSPEAIERLGDKVSARHVAEKVNAPLAPGTSDPVQGADEVLAFADEVGLPVAIKAAFGGGGRGLKVAYKREEVADLFESATREAVAAFGRGECFVEKYLEKPRHVETQCLADSHGNVVVISTRDCSLQRRHQKLVEEAPAPFLSDAQNEQLYAASKAILREVGYVGAGTCEFLVAKDGTISFLEVNTRLQVEHPVSEEVTGIDLVREQFRIAEGGVLDYEDPVAHGHSFEFRLNGEDPGNGFLPAPGPVSLFKPALGPGVRVDTGVQSGDVISGAFDSMLGKLIVTGATREEALERSRRALDELEVQGLPTVLPFHRKIVRDPAFTAENGTFGVYTLWIESEFVNDIEPWEGENAAPSTPSTRQAVVVEVAGRRVEVTMPTTLLPIADQDVTRGPAPKRAKGSGVATATGDSVAAPMQATVVKLAVEDGQEVAEGELIVVLEAMKMEQSIYAHRSGIVCNIDAPLGQTVPSGHPLLSIVDAV; encoded by the coding sequence ATGTCTCGCATTCGTAAAGTGCTCATCGCCAACCGGGGCGAGATCGCTGTTCGTATTATTCGCGCCGCTTCCGACAGCGGCATCGCCTCCGTCGCCGTCTACGCCGATCAGGATCGCGACGCCATGCACTCGCAGCTGGCAGACGAGTCGTACGCGCTCGGCGGCTCGACGAGCGCCGACAGCTATCTCGCAATCGACAAGATTCTGAGCGTTGCCCGCCGGTCCGGCGCTGACGCAGTGCACCCGGGCTACGGCTTCCTCGCCGAGAACGCCGACTTCGCGCGCGCCGTGATCGGCGCCGGCCTCATCTGGATCGGCCCGAGCCCCGAGGCGATTGAGCGCCTCGGCGACAAGGTCTCAGCCCGCCACGTCGCCGAGAAGGTCAATGCGCCGCTCGCGCCCGGCACGAGCGACCCCGTTCAGGGCGCCGACGAGGTGCTCGCGTTCGCCGACGAGGTTGGCCTTCCTGTCGCGATCAAGGCGGCGTTCGGCGGCGGTGGCCGCGGCCTGAAGGTCGCGTACAAGCGCGAGGAGGTCGCTGACCTCTTCGAGTCGGCAACGCGTGAGGCCGTCGCGGCGTTCGGCCGCGGCGAGTGCTTCGTCGAGAAGTACCTCGAGAAGCCCCGCCACGTTGAGACGCAGTGCCTCGCCGACAGCCACGGCAACGTCGTCGTCATCTCGACGCGTGACTGCTCGCTGCAGCGCCGTCACCAGAAGCTCGTCGAGGAGGCGCCCGCGCCGTTCCTCTCGGACGCGCAGAACGAGCAGCTCTACGCTGCGTCGAAGGCCATCCTCCGCGAGGTCGGCTACGTCGGCGCGGGCACCTGCGAGTTCCTCGTCGCGAAAGACGGCACAATCTCGTTCCTCGAGGTGAACACCCGCTTGCAGGTCGAGCACCCCGTCTCTGAAGAGGTCACGGGCATCGACCTCGTCCGCGAGCAGTTCCGCATCGCCGAGGGCGGCGTGCTCGACTACGAAGATCCGGTCGCGCACGGCCACTCGTTTGAGTTCCGCCTGAACGGCGAGGATCCGGGCAACGGCTTCCTTCCTGCGCCCGGCCCGGTCTCGCTCTTCAAGCCCGCGCTCGGCCCCGGCGTGCGCGTCGACACCGGCGTGCAGTCCGGCGACGTGATCTCGGGCGCATTCGACTCGATGCTCGGCAAGCTCATCGTCACGGGAGCGACCCGCGAGGAGGCGCTCGAGCGCTCGCGCCGCGCGCTCGACGAGCTCGAGGTCCAGGGCCTCCCGACCGTGCTGCCGTTCCACCGCAAGATCGTCCGCGACCCGGCGTTCACGGCAGAGAACGGCACCTTCGGCGTCTACACGCTGTGGATCGAGTCGGAGTTCGTGAACGACATCGAGCCGTGGGAGGGCGAGAACGCCGCCCCGTCGACACCGTCGACCCGCCAGGCCGTGGTCGTCGAGGTTGCTGGCCGCCGCGTCGAGGTCACGATGCCGACGACACTGCTGCCGATCGCAGATCAGGATGTCACGCGCGGCCCCGCCCCGAAGCGCGCGAAGGGTTCAGGCGTGGCAACGGCCACGGGCGACTCCGTCGCGGCCCCGATGCAGGCCACCGTGGTAAAGCTCGCGGTTGAGGATGGCCAGGAGGTCGCCGAGGGCGAACTCATCGTCGTGCTCGAAGCGATGAAGATGGAGCAGTCGATCTACGCGCATCGCTCAGGCATCGTCTGCAACATCGACGCGCCCCTCGGCCAGACCGTCCCGAGCGGTCACCCGCTGCTCTCGATCGTCGACGCGGTCTAA
- a CDS encoding ATP-binding cassette domain-containing protein, whose amino-acid sequence MTLLDISNLSIRIGDRIIVNDVSLAIRPGERVGLIGESGSGKSLTCMAVLGLLPAGATATGSIRVRGREVLGASPADLRQLRGRSVGCVFQEPQSALDPLMPIHRHLVAGLRAHQPLGKKAAMAKAIELAASVGLPEPETLVRRYPHELSGGQRQRVMIAMAMATKPALLLADEPTTALDVTVQARVLELMGELVTGSGAGSLLVTHDMAVAASQCDRVAVMQSGRIVEEGAPGELIARPRAEYTARLIDAAYATSWQPALEAVAA is encoded by the coding sequence ATGACGCTCCTCGACATCAGCAACCTCAGCATCCGAATCGGTGATCGCATCATCGTCAACGACGTCTCTCTCGCGATCCGCCCGGGCGAGCGGGTGGGCCTCATCGGCGAATCCGGCTCGGGCAAATCGCTCACCTGCATGGCTGTTCTCGGTTTACTCCCCGCGGGGGCCACCGCGACGGGCAGCATCCGTGTGCGCGGCCGCGAAGTGCTCGGAGCTAGCCCGGCAGACTTGCGCCAACTGCGTGGCCGCAGCGTCGGGTGCGTCTTCCAGGAGCCGCAGAGCGCGCTGGATCCCCTCATGCCGATCCACCGGCACCTCGTCGCGGGCCTTCGCGCGCACCAGCCGCTCGGTAAGAAAGCCGCGATGGCGAAGGCGATCGAGCTCGCAGCAAGCGTCGGCCTCCCCGAGCCCGAGACGCTCGTGCGGCGCTACCCGCACGAACTCTCGGGCGGGCAGCGTCAGCGGGTCATGATTGCTATGGCGATGGCGACGAAGCCCGCGCTCCTTCTCGCCGATGAACCAACGACGGCGCTCGACGTAACCGTGCAGGCGCGCGTGCTCGAACTCATGGGCGAGCTCGTCACGGGCTCCGGCGCGGGAAGCCTGCTCGTCACACACGACATGGCCGTCGCCGCGAGCCAGTGCGACAGAGTCGCGGTCATGCAGTCGGGCCGAATCGTCGAGGAGGGTGCCCCAGGCGAGCTCATCGCAAGGCCCCGCGCGGAGTACACGGCCCGACTCATCGACGCCGCCTACGCAACGAGCTGGCAGCCAGCGCTCGAGGCGGTAGCGGCGTGA
- a CDS encoding UDP-N-acetylmuramate dehydrogenase → MTLKPLAALTTMRVGGPAEEILTASDAHELTERAIELWERGDDWLLLGGGSNTVVADEGYPGPVLLVRTSGVAQVSDPDLAPGAVRLRVEAGHDWDALVAECVERGWAGIEALSGIPGMAGAAPVQNIGAYGQELSDVLHSVLFLDARTYETRQMLAEELELSYRDSVIKQGLEGVVLAIDIVLTNAGIGVGEHGPEPLSEPIRYGQLATALGVDLGARVPLKTVRETVLRLRAAKGMVLDEADHDSWSAGSFFTNPIVSERFARGLPGDAPRFPVADPAPTAAVTTFEELAAGQPLRVPAVPAERRVKLSAAWLIEHAGVPKGYRLPGSGASVSKKHTLAITNRGNASASDVGELARFIVQRVQQEFGLVLVPEPNLYGIEI, encoded by the coding sequence GTGACGCTGAAGCCCCTCGCCGCACTCACCACGATGCGGGTCGGTGGCCCCGCCGAGGAGATCCTCACCGCGAGCGATGCCCACGAACTCACCGAGCGGGCGATCGAGCTGTGGGAGCGCGGTGACGATTGGCTACTGCTCGGCGGAGGGTCGAACACCGTCGTCGCCGACGAGGGCTACCCCGGGCCCGTGCTGCTCGTGCGCACGAGCGGCGTCGCCCAGGTGAGTGACCCGGATCTCGCGCCGGGCGCCGTCAGGCTCCGTGTCGAAGCTGGCCACGACTGGGACGCACTTGTTGCCGAGTGCGTCGAGCGCGGCTGGGCGGGCATCGAGGCGCTCTCGGGTATCCCCGGGATGGCCGGGGCCGCGCCCGTGCAGAACATCGGCGCTTACGGCCAGGAGCTCTCGGACGTGCTGCACTCGGTGCTCTTCCTCGACGCTCGCACGTACGAGACGCGGCAGATGCTCGCCGAAGAACTCGAGCTGAGCTACCGCGACTCGGTCATCAAGCAGGGCCTTGAGGGCGTCGTGTTGGCGATCGATATCGTGCTCACAAACGCGGGTATTGGCGTGGGCGAGCACGGCCCAGAGCCACTCTCCGAGCCGATTCGCTACGGTCAGCTCGCGACGGCGCTCGGCGTCGATCTCGGCGCGCGCGTGCCGCTCAAGACCGTGCGCGAGACGGTGCTGCGGCTGCGCGCCGCGAAGGGCATGGTGCTCGACGAAGCCGATCACGACTCGTGGAGCGCGGGCTCGTTCTTCACGAACCCGATCGTGAGCGAGCGGTTCGCGCGCGGGCTGCCGGGCGACGCGCCGCGGTTCCCTGTCGCCGACCCCGCCCCGACCGCCGCGGTGACGACGTTCGAGGAGCTCGCGGCCGGGCAGCCGCTGCGCGTGCCCGCGGTGCCGGCCGAGCGGCGCGTCAAGCTCTCGGCGGCGTGGCTCATCGAGCACGCAGGCGTTCCGAAGGGCTACCGGCTCCCGGGGTCGGGCGCTTCGGTGTCGAAAAAGCACACGCTCGCGATTACGAACCGGGGCAACGCCTCCGCGTCCGATGTCGGCGAGCTCGCTCGCTTCATCGTGCAGCGGGTGCAGCAGGAGTTCGGCCTGGTGCTTGTCCCAGAGCCGAACCTCTACGGCATCGAGATCTAG
- a CDS encoding tyrosine-protein phosphatase, producing the protein MTAPTTAALPAARLHNLRPVGGMETAHGARVRDDLVWRSAAPFATREASSAAVAALGVRTIVDLRDAGERERTPRAWAHQDLIVEAIPVFGDRLHTLQFDALEELYGIMIGGHGGALARAFQTIAHNAADGVLFHCTAGKDRTGVLGALVLEVLEVERELILADFALSQQRLGADYLSDLFGDTDAESLPGIAAHRATASPPELLAGALTAIDSEFGGPRSFLLAHGATTSDFEQLRATMLVAEG; encoded by the coding sequence ATGACCGCACCAACCACAGCCGCACTCCCCGCGGCCCGGCTGCACAACCTCCGACCTGTCGGCGGAATGGAGACAGCACACGGCGCGCGCGTGCGCGATGACCTCGTCTGGCGTTCAGCGGCCCCGTTCGCGACTCGCGAGGCGAGCAGCGCGGCGGTCGCGGCGCTCGGCGTGCGCACGATCGTCGACCTCCGCGACGCGGGCGAGCGCGAGCGGACACCCCGCGCCTGGGCGCATCAGGATCTCATCGTCGAGGCGATCCCGGTCTTTGGAGACAGGCTTCACACGCTGCAGTTCGACGCGCTGGAGGAGCTCTACGGCATCATGATCGGCGGCCACGGCGGGGCACTCGCGCGCGCGTTTCAGACGATCGCGCACAATGCGGCTGACGGGGTGCTCTTCCACTGCACCGCGGGGAAGGATCGCACCGGCGTGCTTGGCGCGCTCGTGCTCGAAGTGCTCGAAGTCGAGCGGGAGCTGATCCTCGCCGACTTCGCGCTTTCCCAGCAACGGCTCGGAGCCGACTATCTGAGCGACCTGTTCGGCGACACCGACGCCGAGTCGCTCCCGGGCATTGCCGCGCACCGGGCGACGGCGTCGCCGCCCGAACTGCTCGCCGGTGCGCTTACCGCGATCGACAGCGAGTTCGGCGGCCCGAGGTCGTTCCTCCTCGCGCACGGGGCAACAACCTCTGACTTTGAACAGCTGCGCGCGACGATGCTCGTCGCTGAAGGCTAG
- a CDS encoding ABC transporter permease: MSADILAERTRRKRRLSLPPAFRTPLAIAGVVIIAAWLLIALFAPLIAPADPLAQDFPRLLPPGPEHWFGTDQVGRDVLSRVIHGSRISLPLSLGLVASAMVVGGILGAIAGYFGKVVDEVIMRIADLVFAFPTIILAMVITAALGPSLTNAVIAMLIVSWPAYARVTRSLVVSARSQEYVIAGRLLGAGPFTTLRRDVMPNVLAPVFVLATLDVGTAMLLLSGLSFLGLGAVPPTPDWGAMVAGGIEQFSSWWISAFPGLAIFTVVIAFNFLGDSLRDSLDPHTQDAVQGRAM; encoded by the coding sequence ATGAGCGCCGACATTCTGGCGGAGCGTACGCGCCGCAAGCGGCGGCTGAGCCTGCCGCCCGCGTTCCGCACGCCCCTCGCGATCGCCGGCGTGGTGATCATCGCCGCTTGGCTCTTGATCGCGCTGTTCGCGCCGCTCATCGCGCCCGCCGACCCGCTCGCGCAGGATTTCCCGCGCCTCCTCCCACCCGGGCCGGAGCACTGGTTCGGCACCGACCAGGTCGGGCGCGACGTGCTGTCGCGCGTGATCCACGGGTCGCGCATCTCGCTACCGCTCTCGCTCGGCCTCGTCGCCTCGGCGATGGTCGTGGGCGGCATCCTCGGAGCGATCGCCGGCTACTTCGGTAAGGTCGTCGACGAGGTCATCATGCGTATCGCTGACCTCGTGTTCGCGTTCCCGACGATCATCCTCGCGATGGTCATCACCGCGGCACTCGGGCCGAGCCTCACGAACGCCGTCATCGCGATGCTCATCGTGTCGTGGCCGGCGTACGCGCGTGTGACCCGGTCGCTCGTCGTGAGCGCGCGTAGCCAGGAGTACGTCATCGCCGGCCGCCTGCTCGGCGCCGGCCCCTTCACGACGCTTCGCCGCGACGTGATGCCGAACGTGCTCGCGCCCGTGTTCGTGCTCGCGACCCTCGATGTCGGCACCGCGATGCTGCTGCTCTCTGGGCTCTCGTTCCTGGGGCTCGGCGCAGTGCCGCCAACCCCCGATTGGGGCGCGATGGTCGCTGGCGGCATCGAGCAGTTCTCGTCGTGGTGGATCTCGGCCTTCCCCGGCCTCGCGATCTTCACCGTCGTCATCGCTTTCAACTTCCTCGGTGACTCGCTGCGTGACTCGCTCGACCCCCACACCCAGGACGCAGTGCAGGGGAGGGCAATGTGA
- a CDS encoding FAS1-like dehydratase domain-containing protein produces the protein MVNPDVQGRVYPPTQPYLVGREKVREFARAVLSSSPLHHDPEAARAAGFADVVAPPTFAVTVQEATLAQLLADEEAGVDFSRVVHGDQRFSYTRPIVAGDELTATLTIAAVKQLGGHSMVTASSDIVDAAGEHVVTAISTLVVRGEEA, from the coding sequence GTGGTTAATCCAGACGTTCAGGGCCGGGTCTACCCGCCCACCCAGCCGTACCTCGTCGGGCGTGAGAAGGTGCGCGAGTTCGCGCGCGCCGTACTCAGCAGCTCGCCGCTCCATCACGACCCAGAGGCCGCTCGCGCGGCGGGGTTCGCCGACGTTGTCGCGCCCCCGACCTTCGCGGTGACGGTGCAGGAAGCGACGCTCGCGCAGCTGCTCGCTGACGAGGAGGCGGGAGTTGACTTCTCACGCGTCGTGCACGGCGACCAGCGCTTCAGCTACACCCGCCCCATCGTTGCGGGCGACGAGCTCACCGCGACGCTCACAATCGCGGCAGTAAAGCAGCTCGGCGGTCACTCGATGGTCACCGCATCGAGCGACATCGTTGACGCTGCGGGCGAGCACGTCGTTACCGCGATTTCGACCCTTGTCGTGCGAGGAGAAGAAGCATGA
- a CDS encoding ABC transporter ATP-binding protein, with translation MNAAQATEAARGGLQIRGLTVSFGSEAKPVPIVRGIDIDLVPGQITGLAGESGSGKSMTGLAMCGLLPAGARTGGRIDFDGKNLLEASERELERTRGTRVAMVFQDPTASLHPMLSIGHQLTDHLRVHEKIDKRAARARAIATLERVRVPDPETAIKKYPHQFSGGQLQRIAIAMAIICEPEILIADEPTTALDVTVQAGVLRLLRSLCDELGLAVLLITHDLGVMSSLADRISVMREGVIIEEGPRFDVLRRPREEYTRALVAALPNHEPFLDDEPAVGTDGAAARGTEETA, from the coding sequence GTGAACGCCGCACAGGCAACCGAAGCGGCCCGCGGCGGGCTGCAGATCCGCGGGCTCACGGTCTCGTTCGGGTCGGAGGCGAAGCCGGTACCGATCGTGCGCGGCATCGACATCGACCTCGTGCCGGGGCAGATCACCGGCCTCGCCGGCGAGTCAGGCTCGGGCAAATCGATGACCGGCCTCGCGATGTGCGGCCTGCTGCCAGCGGGCGCTCGCACCGGCGGGCGGATCGACTTCGACGGCAAGAACCTGCTCGAAGCGAGTGAGCGCGAGCTTGAGCGCACCCGCGGCACGCGGGTCGCGATGGTCTTCCAAGACCCGACGGCGAGCCTCCACCCGATGCTCTCGATCGGGCACCAGCTGACCGACCACCTGCGAGTGCACGAGAAGATCGACAAGCGCGCGGCACGCGCGCGGGCGATCGCAACGCTTGAGCGCGTCAGGGTGCCAGACCCCGAGACCGCGATCAAGAAGTACCCGCACCAGTTCTCGGGCGGTCAGCTGCAGCGCATCGCGATCGCGATGGCGATCATCTGCGAGCCCGAGATCTTGATCGCCGACGAGCCGACGACTGCGCTTGACGTGACCGTGCAGGCGGGCGTGCTCCGCCTGCTGCGCTCGCTGTGTGACGAGCTCGGACTCGCCGTGCTGCTCATCACGCACGACCTCGGCGTGATGTCGAGCCTCGCTGACCGGATCTCGGTCATGCGCGAGGGCGTCATCATCGAGGAGGGGCCACGGTTTGACGTGCTTCGCCGGCCGCGCGAGGAGTACACCCGCGCGCTCGTCGCGGCGCTGCCGAACCACGAGCCGTTCCTTGACGACGAGCCCGCAGTGGGCACAGACGGCGCCGCAGCGCGCGGCACGGAGGAGACAGCATGA
- a CDS encoding DUF4352 domain-containing protein, translating to MTSARRRSRAVAAWGGGLLLLVLASLLLRAVPSDADSERPFVVTAAVGEAATARTFTVTVTDAGLADTLRAGDWEQPGNWLVVDLSVEGAGSDATSYLGRAAFVLGTGAGVGPGAESGRREYRASERFLSLVNGPLVTGVPQTGSIAFELPAGAAGQGAIEFAQHGDTRLDSLVSVALDLDELQRVPEREVRETGWGSE from the coding sequence GTGACGTCCGCGCGACGCCGGTCGCGCGCGGTGGCGGCCTGGGGCGGCGGCCTGCTCCTGCTGGTGCTCGCCTCCCTGCTGTTGCGCGCCGTTCCCTCGGACGCCGACAGCGAGCGGCCCTTCGTGGTCACGGCCGCGGTCGGTGAGGCCGCGACGGCCCGCACCTTTACCGTCACCGTCACCGATGCGGGGCTCGCAGACACGCTTCGCGCGGGCGACTGGGAGCAGCCGGGTAACTGGCTGGTTGTTGATCTCTCGGTTGAGGGGGCCGGGAGCGACGCGACGAGCTACCTGGGGCGGGCCGCGTTCGTGCTCGGAACGGGCGCGGGGGTTGGTCCGGGCGCTGAGAGCGGGCGCCGCGAGTATCGCGCGAGCGAACGGTTCCTGTCCCTCGTCAACGGGCCGCTGGTGACGGGAGTGCCCCAAACCGGGAGCATCGCGTTCGAGCTCCCGGCGGGCGCGGCGGGCCAAGGGGCCATCGAGTTTGCGCAGCACGGCGACACCCGGCTCGACTCGCTCGTGAGCGTCGCCCTCGACCTCGACGAGCTGCAGCGGGTGCCCGAGCGCGAGGTCCGCGAGACAGGGTGGGGTAGTGAATGA
- a CDS encoding DUF937 domain-containing protein, protein MANDNALDALLSQVPVGEIAAKLGVDDDTALSAVKQALPGLLGGLAVNASSEEGKQKLEGALSKHTPAEGKISLDAIDEADGQKIVKHVLGDKEEAVANALGQQAGNDGIAKLIPMLLPLLAPIVMQFLAGKSKAAPAAEETGGGIGDLLGGLLGGLGGGNQAQSAGGGIGDLLGGLLGGGKSQGGGLGGLLGGLLGK, encoded by the coding sequence ATGGCAAATGACAACGCACTTGATGCCCTGCTTTCGCAGGTTCCGGTTGGCGAAATCGCCGCGAAGCTTGGAGTCGACGACGACACCGCGCTTTCCGCAGTGAAGCAGGCACTTCCCGGCCTGCTTGGTGGCCTCGCAGTGAACGCCTCGAGCGAAGAGGGCAAGCAGAAGCTCGAGGGTGCCCTAAGCAAGCACACCCCGGCCGAGGGCAAGATCTCGCTCGACGCCATCGATGAGGCCGATGGCCAGAAGATCGTCAAGCACGTGCTCGGCGATAAGGAAGAGGCAGTCGCGAACGCGCTCGGTCAGCAGGCGGGTAACGACGGTATCGCGAAGCTCATCCCGATGCTCCTTCCGCTTCTCGCGCCGATCGTGATGCAGTTCCTCGCGGGCAAGTCGAAGGCCGCTCCCGCGGCTGAGGAGACCGGTGGCGGCATTGGAGACCTGCTCGGCGGGCTCCTCGGCGGCCTCGGCGGCGGTAACCAGGCGCAGAGCGCCGGTGGCGGCATTGGCGACCTGCTCGGTGGGCTCCTCGGCGGCGGCAAGTCGCAGGGCGGCGGCCTCGGTGGTCTCCTGGGGGGCCTGCTCGGCAAGTAG
- a CDS encoding MaoC family dehydratase, which produces MSEAAVVTFEGLAKGDVVAEREHTLTRDSLVRYAGASGDFNPIHYRDDFAQSVGLPGVLAHGMLTMGVAGSLATDWLGTAGHVVDFQSRFTRPVPVDAETGAVVTVSATVGALDEEARTARLDLKVTFDGATVLGKSQMVVAFA; this is translated from the coding sequence ATGAGCGAAGCAGCAGTCGTGACCTTTGAGGGCCTCGCGAAGGGCGACGTTGTCGCAGAGCGCGAGCACACGCTTACCCGTGACAGCCTCGTGCGCTACGCGGGAGCCTCGGGCGACTTCAACCCGATCCACTACCGCGACGACTTCGCGCAGTCCGTCGGGCTCCCCGGCGTGCTCGCGCACGGCATGCTCACGATGGGTGTCGCGGGCTCGCTCGCGACCGACTGGCTCGGCACCGCCGGCCACGTCGTTGACTTCCAGTCGCGCTTCACCCGGCCCGTGCCCGTCGATGCCGAGACCGGCGCTGTCGTCACGGTCTCGGCGACCGTCGGAGCGCTCGACGAGGAGGCCCGCACCGCGCGGCTCGATCTCAAAGTGACCTTCGACGGCGCGACAGTGCTGGGCAAGTCCCAGATGGTGGTGGCGTTCGCGTGA
- a CDS encoding ABC transporter ATP-binding protein, translating to MTAPILSASALGMHYPGARTPALTEVDLAIRAGGHLGIIGESGSGKSTLARLLLGLQRPSSGSVQFRGEPIPTGRGRSAREFRRAVQVVLQDPVASLSPRMTVGGIIAEPVRALRPEWNERERVAELLAAVDLPADVAQRLPRELSGGQRQRVAIARALSVRPEVVIADEPVSALDVSVRAQVLQLLRRLAAHEGLTVVVVSHDLGIIDGLCTEAAVMQRGQIVEHGPTRQILDDPVHPYTRELIASVPTLPYRSTHP from the coding sequence GTGACGGCCCCAATCCTCTCCGCTTCGGCCCTCGGGATGCATTATCCGGGGGCGCGGACTCCCGCGCTGACCGAGGTCGATCTTGCGATCCGCGCAGGCGGTCACCTTGGCATCATCGGCGAGTCGGGGTCGGGCAAATCGACGCTCGCACGACTGCTACTTGGCCTGCAGCGGCCGAGCTCCGGCAGCGTGCAGTTTCGCGGCGAACCCATCCCCACCGGCCGCGGCCGTTCGGCTCGGGAGTTTCGCCGCGCGGTGCAGGTCGTACTGCAAGACCCGGTTGCTTCGCTCAGCCCTCGCATGACCGTTGGGGGCATCATCGCGGAGCCGGTGCGGGCGCTGCGGCCCGAGTGGAACGAACGCGAGCGCGTCGCTGAGCTGCTCGCCGCGGTCGATCTCCCCGCCGACGTCGCGCAGCGACTTCCGCGCGAACTCTCGGGAGGCCAACGACAGCGAGTCGCGATCGCCCGGGCGCTGTCCGTGCGCCCGGAGGTAGTGATCGCCGACGAGCCGGTCAGCGCGCTCGACGTGTCGGTCCGCGCCCAGGTACTCCAATTGCTCCGCCGGCTCGCGGCCCACGAGGGGCTGACGGTCGTGGTCGTCTCGCACGACCTCGGCATCATCGACGGACTGTGCACGGAGGCCGCAGTCATGCAGCGTGGGCAGATCGTCGAGCACGGGCCCACCCGGCAGATCCTTGACGATCCCGTTCACCCCTACACGCGCGAACTCATCGCGAGCGTCCCGACGCTCCCCTACCGTTCGACCCACCCATAG